The following proteins come from a genomic window of Alosa alosa isolate M-15738 ecotype Scorff River chromosome 2, AALO_Geno_1.1, whole genome shotgun sequence:
- the LOC125291081 gene encoding LOW QUALITY PROTEIN: olfactory receptor 6N1-like (The sequence of the model RefSeq protein was modified relative to this genomic sequence to represent the inferred CDS: deleted 1 base in 1 codon) has protein sequence MGTKNDTAVRVSEFIITGFDHLSHQKLLGSLILISYVLTLVGCGTNVSIIVADRRLHSPMYVLICNLAIVDIMFSTSSCITMIAVLLAEMKRISFYSCFTGMYCYHLGDITSTLTLTWMAVDRMLAISLPLRYITILTNRRCIMSIVATWIIAMIALSTTAEAAHGIPYCQPIIQYVFCDYAAMIRAGCVNPGPYFSIPSLVGWWLWLLRTFTLIFLTYVVIVWTVLRLSDKGSKKKMFTTCISHIIVVSVYYAPKLVSVLLTRVGVTLNLTERNALLIVASTLPPLINPIIYCLTTKELRAHLINLFTKNRVEIK, from the exons ATGGGGACCAAAAATGACACAGCTGTGCGGGTGTCTGAGTTTATCATTACAGGCTTTGATCATCTTTCTCATCAGAAACTACTTGGCTCCTTAATTCTTATTTCTTATGTTCTCACACTGGTTGGTTGTGGCACAAATGTGAGTATAATAGTTGCAGACAGGCGTTTGCACTCACCAATGTATGTATTAATTTGCAATTTAGCCATTGTGGACATAATGTTTAGCACCAGCTCTTGCATAACAATGATAGCTGTGCTTCTTGCAGAAATGAAAAGAATTTCCTTCTATTCATGTTTCACTGGTATGTACTGCTACCATCTTGGGGATATTACTTCTACTCTGACATTAACATGGATGGCTGTGGATCGAATGCTTGCGATTAGCTTGCCACTGAGGTACATCACTATTCTCACAAACAGACGGTGTATCATGAGCATTGTGGCTACCTGGATAATAGCAATGATAGCACTGAGTACAACTGCAGAAGCTGCACATGGCATTCCATACTGCCAGCCCATAATACAATATGTGTTTTGTGACTATGCTGCAATGATAAGAGCTGGATGTGTGAACCCTGGGCCTTATTTTTCAATCCCAAGTCTCGTGGGCTGGTGGCTGTGGCTTCTAAGGACA TTTACTCTAATCTTCTTGACATATGTTGTTATTGTCTGGACTGTTCTAAGACTCTCAGACAAGGGAAGCAAGAAGAAGATGTTTACTACTTGTATTTCACATATCATTGTGGTTTCTGTTTACTACGCACCTAAACTGGTATCTGTGCTGCTCACTAGAGTTGGTGTGACACTCAACCTGACTGAGAGGAATGCTCTGCTTATCGTGGCCTCAACGCTGCCACCTCTCATCAACCCTATAATTTACTGTCTAACAACAAAAGAACTGAGAGCACACCTGATAAACCTCTTCACTAAAAACCGTGTTGAAATCAAGTGA
- the LOC125285053 gene encoding olfactory receptor 10G7-like, translating into MGTTNDSIVRVSELTITGFDHLPHQKLLGSIIMITYVFILIFCTTNISFIISDRQLHSPMYIFICNLAFVDIMFTTAASITMISVLLLEMKTMSYYSCASTMYIYHLGDITECLAITLMAVDRMLAIKWPLRYHNILTNRRSIILIVVTWLIAIAAMGAVTGVADGLPYCQPIVRYVFCDYPAMVRASCVEPEPYFIVAVILGSWLLGGHFTLIFLTYVVIVVTVLRLSDKGSRKKMSSTCISHVIVCTSYYAPKLVIVLLTRIGVHLNLTERNAVVIIASMLPPLINPVTYCVTTKELRTRLIKLLTQNRIAVK; encoded by the coding sequence ATGGGTACCACAAATGATTCAATAGTCAGAGTCTCTGAATTGACCATCACAGGCTTCGACCATCTACCACATCAGAAACTTCTTGGCTCCATCATCATGATTACTTATGTTTTCATATTGATCTTTTGTACCACCAATATAAGCTTTATCATTTCAGACAGACAGCTGCACTCTCCCATGTACATCTTCATCTGCAACTTGGCATTTGTTGATATAATGTTTACTACTGCTGCGAGTATAACAATGATATCTGTGCTTCTTCTTGAAATGAAAACAATGTCCTACTACTCATGCGCCTCCACTATGTACATCTATCATCTCGGGGACATCACAGAATGCCTTGCAATAACCTTGATGGCCGTGGATCGAATGCTCGCAATTAAGTGGCCACTCAGATACCACAACATCCTCACAAACAGGCGCAGTATCATACTTATAGTAGTAACCTGGCTAATAGCTATTGCAGCAATGGGTGCTGTGACTGGAGTGGCCGATGGGCTTCCATACTGCCAGCCCATAGTTAGATATGTGTTCTGTGACTATCCTGCAATGGTAAGAGCGTCTTGTGTGGAGCCAGAACCCTATTTTATTGTTGCTGTGATCCTAGGGTCGTGGCTGCTGGGTGGCCATTTTACCCTGATCTTTCTAAcatatgttgttattgttgtcacTGTATTAAGGTTATCAGACAAGGGAAGTCGAAAGAAAATGTCCAGTACTTGTATTTCACATGTCATTGTGTGCACCAGTTACTATGCTCCAAAGCTCGTCATTGTACTGTTGACTAGAATAGGGGTTCATCTGAACCTCACAGAGAGGAATGCTGTAGTGATTATTGCTTCAATGCTGCCACCTCTCATCAACCCAGTAACTTACTGCGTAACGACAAAAGAACTAAGAACACGTCTGATTAAATTGTTGACTCAAAACCGCATAGCAGTTAAATGA